From Coturnix japonica isolate 7356 chromosome 3, Coturnix japonica 2.1, whole genome shotgun sequence, the proteins below share one genomic window:
- the HINT3 gene encoding histidine triad nucleotide-binding protein 3: MAGEEAAAAAGPGNEQLLAEGKEPASGGYDGKCVFCRIARREEPGTALLPCQYEDLVCFRDIRPGAPHHYLVVPVEHMGNCKTLKSEHVPIVKRMMEVGKSVLQKNNFSDLNDIRMGFHWPPFCSISHLHLHILAPASQLGFLSRLIYRINSYWFITAEQLIERLQSENAAS; encoded by the exons ATGGCGGGCGAGGAGGCCGCGGCCGCAGCCGGCCCGGGGAACGAGCAGCTTCTCGCCGAGGGGAAAGAGCCCGCGAGCGGCGGTTACGACGGCAAGTGCGTGTTCTGCAGGATCGCCCGCCGGGAGGAGCCGGGCACCGcgctgctgccctgccag TATGAAGACCTTGTTTGCTTTAGAGATATCAGACCTGGTGCCCCTCACCATTACCTGGTGGTGCCGGTAGAGCACATGGGAAACTGCAAAACGCTGAAGTCAGAGCATGTGCCCATAG TGAAAAGAATGATGGAAGTTGGAAAATCTGTTCTCCAGAAAAATAACTTTAGTGACTTGAATGATATAAG aatGGGTTTTCACTGGCCTCCATTCTGCTCAATATCCCACCTGCATCTGCACATCTTGGCCCCAGCAAGTCAGCTGGGATTCTTATCCAGACTGATTTACAGAATCAACTCCTACTGGTTTATCACA GCAGAGCAACTGATTGAGCGACTGCAAAGTGAAAATGCTGCCAGCTGA
- the TRMT11 gene encoding tRNA (guanine(10)-N2)-methyltransferase homolog isoform X2, protein MAAAGPARQRYLLLLAQEHLEFRLPEITSLLSLCGGQFSSQQEVRVNSPFWILNIPSEEMARGLMKRTVCAKSIFELWGRGRSAGELYASLENYPMDKMLPYLQPDSTYKIHIHTFNKTLTQAQKIKKIDALEFLPFRGKVNLKNPEHIFWILEDYGTDPNNVPEEPFDLYFGRWIADGQRELIESYSIKKRHFIGNTSMDACLSFIMANHGRVKPNDIVYDPFVGTGGLLISSAHFGAYVCGTDIDYNTIHGLGKASRKNQKWRGPDENIRANLRQYGLEKYYLDALVSDSSRPIWRKGTLFDAIITDPPYGIREATRRTGSQKESVKSSERSTENHIIISSSYHLSDIFFDLLKFAAEYLVMGGRLVYWLPIYRPDQAFICLRRETSGTLWQSAYFIKSERLLGILHARKVLGSKNKTSENSLDTPLSKAYSYFT, encoded by the exons ATGGCGGCGGCGGGCCCGGCACGGCAGCGgtacctgctgctgctggcacaggagcACCTCGAGTTCCGCCTGCCG GAAATAACATCTTTGCTCTCGCTTTGTGGCGGACAGTTTAGCAGTCAGCAGGAAGTCCGTGTAAAT tctccATTTTGGATTCTCAATATTCCTTCAGAAGAGATGGCGAGGGGGCTGATGAAACGGACAGTATGTGCAAA GTCTATATTTGAGCTGTGGGGTCGTGGCAGATCTGCAGGGGAACTCTATGCATCCTTGGAGAACTATCCAATGGACAAGATG CTTCCATATCTACAGCCAGACTCgacatataaaatacatattcataCATTTAATAAAACACTGACCCAAgcacagaagataaaaaagataGAT GCACTCGAATTCCTACCATTCAGAGGAAAGGTGAATCTAAAGAATCCAGAACACATCTTCTGGATTTTGGAAGATTATGGAACGGACCCTAACAACGTCCCGGAAGAACCTTTTGATCTGTATTTTGGTAGATGG ATTGCAGATGGCCAAAGAGAACTTATTGAGTCCTACAGCATAAAAAAGAGACACTTTATTGGAAATACTAGCATGGATGCCTGTCTGTCATTCATCATGGCAAACCACGGGAGAGTAAAACCCAATGATATTGTATATGATCCATTTGTTGGAACAg GTGGTCTCCTTATCTCCTCAGCACACTTTGGAGCGTACGTCTGTGGTACTGATATAGATTACAACACAATCCATGGATTAG GCAAGGCAAGCAGGAAAAACCAGAAATGGAGAGGGCCAGATGAAAATATCAGAGCTAATCTCCGACAATATGGTTTAGAAAAATACTACCTCGACGCACTGGTTTCTGATTCTTCAAGACCAATATGGCGAAAGGGGACGTTGTTTGATGCAATCATTACAGACC cACCATATGGTATCAGAGAAGCTACTCGCAGAACAGGCTCACAAAAGGAATCAGTTAAATCATCTGAGAGAAG CACAGAAAATCACATCATCATTTCATCCAGCTATCATCTGAGTGACATCTTTTTTGACCTGTTGAAGTTTGCAGCAGAATATCTGGTGATGGGAGGAAGATTAGTTTACTGGCTGCCGATATACAGGCCTGA TCAAGCTTTTATATGCTTAAGAAGAGAGACTTCAGGGACATTGTGGCAGAGTGCCTACTTTATTAAGAGTGAGAGGCTGCTTGGTATACTACATGCAAGAAAAGTCCTGGGGAGTAAGAACAAAACATCTGAGAATTCACTGGATACTCCCTTGTCAAAAGCATATTCTTACTTCACTTAG
- the TRMT11 gene encoding tRNA (guanine(10)-N2)-methyltransferase homolog isoform X1 codes for MAAAGPARQRYLLLLAQEHLEFRLPEITSLLSLCGGQFSSQQEVRVNSPFWILNIPSEEMARGLMKRTVCAKSIFELWGRGRSAGELYASLENYPMDKMLPYLQPDSTYKIHIHTFNKTLTQAQKIKKIDALEFLPFRGKVNLKNPEHIFWILEDYGTDPNNVPEEPFDLYFGRWIADGQRELIESYSIKKRHFIGNTSMDACLSFIMANHGRVKPNDIVYDPFVGTGGLLISSAHFGAYVCGTDIDYNTIHGLGKASRKNQKWRGPDENIRANLRQYGLEKYYLDALVSDSSRPIWRKGTLFDAIITDPPYGIREATRRTGSQKESVKSSERSTENHIIISSSYHLSDIFFDLLKFAAEYLVMGGRLVYWLPIYRPEYTEEIIPRHPCLKLISNCEQMLSSHTSRRLITMEKVKEFKDQDQNSYLSDGQYTPYKGHNSFREKYFSGVTKRIAKEEKDNQK; via the exons ATGGCGGCGGCGGGCCCGGCACGGCAGCGgtacctgctgctgctggcacaggagcACCTCGAGTTCCGCCTGCCG GAAATAACATCTTTGCTCTCGCTTTGTGGCGGACAGTTTAGCAGTCAGCAGGAAGTCCGTGTAAAT tctccATTTTGGATTCTCAATATTCCTTCAGAAGAGATGGCGAGGGGGCTGATGAAACGGACAGTATGTGCAAA GTCTATATTTGAGCTGTGGGGTCGTGGCAGATCTGCAGGGGAACTCTATGCATCCTTGGAGAACTATCCAATGGACAAGATG CTTCCATATCTACAGCCAGACTCgacatataaaatacatattcataCATTTAATAAAACACTGACCCAAgcacagaagataaaaaagataGAT GCACTCGAATTCCTACCATTCAGAGGAAAGGTGAATCTAAAGAATCCAGAACACATCTTCTGGATTTTGGAAGATTATGGAACGGACCCTAACAACGTCCCGGAAGAACCTTTTGATCTGTATTTTGGTAGATGG ATTGCAGATGGCCAAAGAGAACTTATTGAGTCCTACAGCATAAAAAAGAGACACTTTATTGGAAATACTAGCATGGATGCCTGTCTGTCATTCATCATGGCAAACCACGGGAGAGTAAAACCCAATGATATTGTATATGATCCATTTGTTGGAACAg GTGGTCTCCTTATCTCCTCAGCACACTTTGGAGCGTACGTCTGTGGTACTGATATAGATTACAACACAATCCATGGATTAG GCAAGGCAAGCAGGAAAAACCAGAAATGGAGAGGGCCAGATGAAAATATCAGAGCTAATCTCCGACAATATGGTTTAGAAAAATACTACCTCGACGCACTGGTTTCTGATTCTTCAAGACCAATATGGCGAAAGGGGACGTTGTTTGATGCAATCATTACAGACC cACCATATGGTATCAGAGAAGCTACTCGCAGAACAGGCTCACAAAAGGAATCAGTTAAATCATCTGAGAGAAG CACAGAAAATCACATCATCATTTCATCCAGCTATCATCTGAGTGACATCTTTTTTGACCTGTTGAAGTTTGCAGCAGAATATCTGGTGATGGGAGGAAGATTAGTTTACTGGCTGCCGATATACAGGCCTGA aTACACAGAAGAGATCATTCCCCGCCACCCGTGCCTGAAACTTATTAGCAACTGTGAGCAGATGCTCTCCAGCCACACATCAAGGCGCCTGATAACCATGGAAAAGGTGAAGGAATTCAAG
- the LOC107311763 gene encoding actin-binding Rho-activating protein-like, with product MEENKGQRAKTSGAVSDLRRSWQTWAEDRVEYQRKNPFSNDDRLASKPLHAQRGDPAYGRPPEGSKTEQRGKDAHSHVEKEVEELCLIIRSTGQKGEDGHVSVTFGQLFETYVTISNKVVGILLRARKHGLVRFEGEMLWQGKDDDVVITLLE from the coding sequence ATGGAGGAGAATAAGGGGCAACGTGCTAAAACCAGCGGAGCAGTGAGTGACCTGAGGAGAAGCTGGCAGACCTGGGCAGAGGATCGGGTCGAGTACCAGAGGAAGAACCCATTCAGCAACGATGACAGGCTTGCATCTAAACCTCTGCACGCTCAGAGAGGAGACCCTGCCTACGGGAGACCCCCTGAAGGGtctaaaacagagcagagagggaaagaTGCTCACTCACATGTAGAAAAGGAGGTGGAAGAGCTGTGCCTGATTATCAGAAGCACCGGGCAGAAGGGTGAAGATGGACACGTGAGTGTAACGTTCGGGCAGCTGTTTGAGACATATGTGACAATCTCCAACAAAGTGGTAGGAATCTTGCTGAGAGCCAGAAAACACGGCCTGGTTCGTTTTGAAGGTGAAATGCTTTGGCAAGGAAAGGATGATGATGTGGTCATCACTTTGCTGGAATGA